One genomic region from Biomphalaria glabrata chromosome 7, xgBioGlab47.1, whole genome shotgun sequence encodes:
- the LOC106075371 gene encoding uncharacterized protein LOC106075371 encodes MYKSVLAVLLLVAMASATGYGGWGGLGGWGGFGGLGGWGGLGGGWGGFGGLGGGYGGGYGYGGGYGGGYGGYGKGAVGVVPVAVGVGGYGGYGYGGYGYGKGYY; translated from the exons ATGTACAAATCAGTTCTCGCTGTCCTTCTCTTGGTCGCCATGGCTAGCGCCACTGGATATGGAGGCTGGGGAGGTCTTGGAGGTTGGGGAGGCTTTGGAGGACTCGGAGGCTGGGGAGGTCTCGGAGGTGGCTGGGGAGGATTCGGTGGACTCGGTGGAGGCTACGGCGGTGGCTACGGATATGGAGGTGGATACGGAGGCGGCTATGGAGGATACGGTAAAGGAGCCGTCGGAGTTGTGCCTGTTGCTGTTGGAGTTGGTGGATATGGTGGATACGGATATGGTGGATACGGATATG GAAAAGGTTACTACTAA
- the LOC106059990 gene encoding uncharacterized protein SCO4629-like isoform X2 has translation MIVLGNDDPRSAEYAADLFHEGWAPLVVISGKEGSGTRGKLPVNMTEADVFCNIMTARGVPRENIILEKEATNTGQNIQFTQRFLRSLGHQPKSILIVTKSLMELRAALTFQKQWENSEAVHLCVSSPPLSLLEYPSADVGTLDQVLEYLLVHFKKFTDYAKCGHQAPIDIPAHVQRAYAMLEAQVKQEKEGFLSLSY, from the exons ATGATAGTACTTGGTAACGACGATCCACGTTCTGCTGAGTACGCAGCCGACCTTTTCCACGAAGGATGGGCCCCACTGGTTGTGATATCTGGCAAGGAAGGGTCAGGGACACGAG GAAAACTACCTGTCAATATGACAGAGGCGGATGTTTTCTGTAATATAATGACAGCCAGAGGCGTACCCAGGGAGAACATCATTCTTGAAAAGGAGGCCACGAACACTGGGCAGAACATCCAGTTCACTCAACGTTTTCTCAGAAGTCTCGGCCACCAGCCAAAGTCTATACTCATCGTCACCAAAAGCCTGATGGAACTTCGCGCAGCCTTGACCTTCCAAAAGCAGTGGGAGAACTCTGAAGCAGTACACCTTTGCGTCTCCTCCCCTCCTCTCAGCCTTCTGGAATACCCTAGTGCTGACGTCGGCACGCTGGACCAAGTGCTGGAATACCTGCTGGTCCACTTCAAGAAATTCACGGACTACGCTAAATGTGGACACCAGGCGCCCATCGACATACCAGCTCATGTCCAGCGAGCCTACGCCATGTTGGAGGCTCaagtcaaacaagaaaaagaaggatttctttccctttcctATTGA
- the LOC106059990 gene encoding uncharacterized protein SCO4629-like isoform X1 has protein sequence MKEVLLQCAKILWEFTRLDQILVKSEVMIVLGNDDPRSAEYAADLFHEGWAPLVVISGKEGSGTRGKLPVNMTEADVFCNIMTARGVPRENIILEKEATNTGQNIQFTQRFLRSLGHQPKSILIVTKSLMELRAALTFQKQWENSEAVHLCVSSPPLSLLEYPSADVGTLDQVLEYLLVHFKKFTDYAKCGHQAPIDIPAHVQRAYAMLEAQVKQEKEGFLSLSY, from the exons ATGAAGGAAGTTTTGCTACAGTGCGCTAAGATTTTATGGGAGTTTACTCGCTTAGATCAAATTCTTGTCAAA AGTGAAGTGATGATAGTACTTGGTAACGACGATCCACGTTCTGCTGAGTACGCAGCCGACCTTTTCCACGAAGGATGGGCCCCACTGGTTGTGATATCTGGCAAGGAAGGGTCAGGGACACGAG GAAAACTACCTGTCAATATGACAGAGGCGGATGTTTTCTGTAATATAATGACAGCCAGAGGCGTACCCAGGGAGAACATCATTCTTGAAAAGGAGGCCACGAACACTGGGCAGAACATCCAGTTCACTCAACGTTTTCTCAGAAGTCTCGGCCACCAGCCAAAGTCTATACTCATCGTCACCAAAAGCCTGATGGAACTTCGCGCAGCCTTGACCTTCCAAAAGCAGTGGGAGAACTCTGAAGCAGTACACCTTTGCGTCTCCTCCCCTCCTCTCAGCCTTCTGGAATACCCTAGTGCTGACGTCGGCACGCTGGACCAAGTGCTGGAATACCTGCTGGTCCACTTCAAGAAATTCACGGACTACGCTAAATGTGGACACCAGGCGCCCATCGACATACCAGCTCATGTCCAGCGAGCCTACGCCATGTTGGAGGCTCaagtcaaacaagaaaaagaaggatttctttccctttcctATTGA